In one Myxocyprinus asiaticus isolate MX2 ecotype Aquarium Trade chromosome 1, UBuf_Myxa_2, whole genome shotgun sequence genomic region, the following are encoded:
- the LOC127419823 gene encoding O-phosphoseryl-tRNA(Sec) selenium transferase-like isoform X2, which translates to MNNENFNLSENIVSSSYVRQGLQARRSHEQLIRVLLEQGKCPVEGWTESTIELFLNELAVMDSNNFLGNCGVGEREGRVASSLVARRHYRLIHGIGRSGDIAAVQPKAAGSSLLNKITNSVVLDVLKFTGVRSVSSCFVVPMATGMSLTLCFLTLRHRRPGARYILWPRIDQKSCFKSMVTAGFEPVVIENILEGDELRTDLEEVERKIVELGAKNILCVHSTTSCFAPRVPDRLEELAVLCAKHNIPHIVNNAYGVQSSKCMHLIQQGARIGRIDAFVQSLDKNFMVPVGGAIIAGFDDVFIKEISKMYPGRASASPSLDVLITLLSLGASGYKKLLSERKELYSHLAEELKALSERHGERLLHTPHNPISLAMSLNCLQTHNDKAVTQLGSMLFTRQVSGARVVPLGVEQTVSGHTFRGFMSHSDAYSCPYLNAASAIGIAKEDISLCIKRLDKCLKSLRKEASSEKIESASPAEILDDLTVP; encoded by the exons GGCAAATGTCCAGTGGAAGGATGGACCGAAAGCACCATAGAGCTCTTTCTAAATGAGCTGGCAGTCATGGACAGTAATAACTTTTTAGGGAACTGTGgtgttggagagagagagggcagagTTGCCTCCAGTCTGGTGGCCAGAAGACATTACAG ACTGATTCATGGCATCGGTCGATCAGGGGACATTGCTGCTGTCCAGCCTAAGGCAGCCGGATCCAGTCTCCTGAATAAAATCACTAATTCAGTAGTGCTAGATGTTCTAAAATTTACAG GTGTAAGGAGTGTATCATCATGTTTTGTGGTCCCCATGGCAACAGGAATGAGTCTCACATTGTGTTTCCTCACACTAAGACACAGGAGGCCTGGAGCGCGCTACATCCTCTGGCCTCGTATTGACCAAAAGTCCTGTTTCAAGTCTATGGTGACTGCTG GTTTTGAACCTGTGGTAATTGAGAATATTCTGGAAGGAGATGAGCTGAGAACAGACCTGGAGGAAGTGGAGAGGAAGATTGTGGAGTTGGGGGCCAAAAACATCCTGTGTGTCCATTCCACAACATCCTGCTTTGCACCACGTGTCCCTGACAG actagAGGAACTTGCTGTTCTATGTGCCAAGCATAATATCCCCCACATAGTCAATAATGCCTATGGAGTGCAGTCATCCAAATGTATGCACCTGATTCAGCAG GGTGCCCGCATAGGGAGAATTGATGCCTTTGTCCAAAGTCTTGATAAGAACTTCATGGTTCCAGTTGGTGGGGCGATCATCGCTGGATTTGATGACGTTTTCATTAAGGAGATCAGTAAAATGTACCCTG GTCGAGCTTCTGCCTCCCCATCTCTAGACGTGCTAATCACGTTGCTCTCTCTGGGGGCCAGCGGATACAAGAAACTCTTGTCTGAGAGAAAG GAGCTTTACAGCCACCTGGCAGAGGAGCTGAAAGCTCTGTCCGAGAGGCATGGAGAGAGACTGCTGCACACACCACACAATCCAATATCACTTG CCATGTCACTGAATTGTCTCCAGACTCACAATGATAAAGCAGTCACCCAGCTGGGCTCCATGCTCTTCACCAGACAGGTGTCTGGGGCCAG GGTGGTCCCACTGGGTGTGGAACAGACTGTGAGTGGACACACATTCCGCGGCTTCATGTCCCATTCAGATGCCTATTCATGCCCATACCTAAACGCAGCATCTGCTATAGGAATAGCCAAAGAAGACATATCATTGTGCATCAAGAGACTTGATAAATGCCTCAAGAGCCTTAGGAAAGAAGCTTCTTCAGAAAAGATCGAGTCAGCATCACCAGCTGAAATTTTGGATGACCTAACGGTTCCCTGA
- the LOC127419823 gene encoding O-phosphoseryl-tRNA(Sec) selenium transferase-like isoform X1 — protein sequence MNNENFNLSENIVSSSYVRQGLQARRSHEQLIRVLLEQGKCPVEGWTESTIELFLNELAVMDSNNFLGNCGVGEREGRVASSLVARRHYRLIHGIGRSGDIAAVQPKAAGSSLLNKITNSVVLDVLKFTGVRSVSSCFVVPMATGMSLTLCFLTLRHRRPGARYILWPRIDQKSCFKSMVTAGFEPVVIENILEGDELRTDLEEVERKIVELGAKNILCVHSTTSCFAPRVPDRQVKTTGSKRPLLKHTFYPIEVLLEELAVLCAKHNIPHIVNNAYGVQSSKCMHLIQQGARIGRIDAFVQSLDKNFMVPVGGAIIAGFDDVFIKEISKMYPGRASASPSLDVLITLLSLGASGYKKLLSERKELYSHLAEELKALSERHGERLLHTPHNPISLAMSLNCLQTHNDKAVTQLGSMLFTRQVSGARVVPLGVEQTVSGHTFRGFMSHSDAYSCPYLNAASAIGIAKEDISLCIKRLDKCLKSLRKEASSEKIESASPAEILDDLTVP from the exons GGCAAATGTCCAGTGGAAGGATGGACCGAAAGCACCATAGAGCTCTTTCTAAATGAGCTGGCAGTCATGGACAGTAATAACTTTTTAGGGAACTGTGgtgttggagagagagagggcagagTTGCCTCCAGTCTGGTGGCCAGAAGACATTACAG ACTGATTCATGGCATCGGTCGATCAGGGGACATTGCTGCTGTCCAGCCTAAGGCAGCCGGATCCAGTCTCCTGAATAAAATCACTAATTCAGTAGTGCTAGATGTTCTAAAATTTACAG GTGTAAGGAGTGTATCATCATGTTTTGTGGTCCCCATGGCAACAGGAATGAGTCTCACATTGTGTTTCCTCACACTAAGACACAGGAGGCCTGGAGCGCGCTACATCCTCTGGCCTCGTATTGACCAAAAGTCCTGTTTCAAGTCTATGGTGACTGCTG GTTTTGAACCTGTGGTAATTGAGAATATTCTGGAAGGAGATGAGCTGAGAACAGACCTGGAGGAAGTGGAGAGGAAGATTGTGGAGTTGGGGGCCAAAAACATCCTGTGTGTCCATTCCACAACATCCTGCTTTGCACCACGTGTCCCTGACAGGCAGGTCAAAACCACTGGAAGCAAACGCCCTCTactgaaacatacattttaccCCATAGAGGTTCT actagAGGAACTTGCTGTTCTATGTGCCAAGCATAATATCCCCCACATAGTCAATAATGCCTATGGAGTGCAGTCATCCAAATGTATGCACCTGATTCAGCAG GGTGCCCGCATAGGGAGAATTGATGCCTTTGTCCAAAGTCTTGATAAGAACTTCATGGTTCCAGTTGGTGGGGCGATCATCGCTGGATTTGATGACGTTTTCATTAAGGAGATCAGTAAAATGTACCCTG GTCGAGCTTCTGCCTCCCCATCTCTAGACGTGCTAATCACGTTGCTCTCTCTGGGGGCCAGCGGATACAAGAAACTCTTGTCTGAGAGAAAG GAGCTTTACAGCCACCTGGCAGAGGAGCTGAAAGCTCTGTCCGAGAGGCATGGAGAGAGACTGCTGCACACACCACACAATCCAATATCACTTG CCATGTCACTGAATTGTCTCCAGACTCACAATGATAAAGCAGTCACCCAGCTGGGCTCCATGCTCTTCACCAGACAGGTGTCTGGGGCCAG GGTGGTCCCACTGGGTGTGGAACAGACTGTGAGTGGACACACATTCCGCGGCTTCATGTCCCATTCAGATGCCTATTCATGCCCATACCTAAACGCAGCATCTGCTATAGGAATAGCCAAAGAAGACATATCATTGTGCATCAAGAGACTTGATAAATGCCTCAAGAGCCTTAGGAAAGAAGCTTCTTCAGAAAAGATCGAGTCAGCATCACCAGCTGAAATTTTGGATGACCTAACGGTTCCCTGA